One Jeotgalibaca porci genomic region harbors:
- a CDS encoding ATP-grasp domain-containing protein: MATINLPGQTIGILGEGKRSERLQVAARERGYKVIVFSDQKSENLFDFASKANLLIFESDCDEADELQALQQYIEIPQLAETLSVTKDRLIEKVFLESLNINAVPYALITSIADLKAEVGGIGYPCVLKPIRVEKNQLSNVMLYSEEDFSKAEALLQTGSCILDAWVPFDRELTISFVSGKNGQLVPLPISETFYHRQVLQGAVTPARIPEEMADAIQDIGRTLSGAMNLSGIITIEFLVTAVGTIYAKKIITSVHHMLDYTLDATNISQYELFIRAVCGLPIPEVKMTQPVTSYLVNQDEQEQLMSQLSFQPDWYLRATDTGWLVNAMGDDWSALTVLLSPE, encoded by the coding sequence ATGGCGACCATTAATCTGCCTGGACAAACGATAGGTATCTTAGGGGAAGGGAAACGCAGCGAACGTTTGCAAGTAGCGGCTCGCGAACGCGGTTACAAGGTAATCGTCTTCTCGGATCAAAAATCAGAAAATTTATTTGATTTTGCGAGTAAAGCCAATCTATTAATATTTGAATCCGACTGTGATGAAGCAGATGAACTTCAAGCGCTTCAACAGTATATTGAAATCCCACAATTAGCCGAAACGCTTTCGGTGACAAAAGACCGCTTGATTGAAAAAGTTTTTTTGGAATCATTAAATATAAATGCTGTTCCGTATGCTCTGATTACATCTATCGCTGATTTAAAAGCAGAAGTAGGTGGTATTGGTTATCCTTGTGTATTGAAACCAATCCGAGTGGAGAAAAATCAACTGAGTAATGTCATGCTCTACAGCGAAGAAGATTTTTCTAAAGCAGAGGCGCTGCTTCAAACGGGTAGTTGCATTTTGGACGCTTGGGTGCCATTTGATAGAGAGTTGACGATTTCATTTGTCAGTGGTAAGAATGGTCAACTTGTACCGTTACCAATTAGTGAAACCTTTTATCACCGCCAAGTTTTACAAGGTGCAGTGACACCCGCACGTATTCCGGAAGAAATGGCGGACGCCATTCAGGATATCGGACGCACTTTATCGGGTGCCATGAATCTGAGCGGTATTATTACGATTGAATTCTTAGTGACGGCTGTAGGTACCATTTATGCGAAAAAAATAATTACCAGCGTGCACCATATGCTTGATTACACATTGGATGCGACGAATATTAGCCAATATGAATTATTTATCCGCGCCGTTTGTGGCTTGCCGATTCCAGAAGTGAAAATGACGCAGCCCGTTACCTCGTATTTAGTGAACCAGGATGAGCAAGAACAATTGATGAGTCAGTTGTCTTTCCAGCCCGATTGGTATTTACGAGCAACAGATACCGGCTGGTTGGTTAATGCGATGGGCGATGATTGGTCTGCGCTCACGGTTTTATTGAGTCCGGAGTAA
- the gatB gene encoding Asp-tRNA(Asn)/Glu-tRNA(Gln) amidotransferase subunit GatB, with the protein MNYETVIGLEVHVELKTESKIFSPSPAHFGAEPNANTNVIDWGYPGVLPVMNEKAVEFGMKAALALNCEINRETHFDRKNYFYPDNPKAYQISQLDKPIGYNGWLEIEVEGVKKKIRIERVHLEEDAGKNTHGTDGYSYVDLNRQGTPLIEIVSEADMRSPEEGYAYLEAIREIIMYTGVSDVKMEEGSMRCDANISVRPYGQEEFGTKAELKNLNSFNFVRRGLAHEEKRQARVLNAGGEIQQETRRIDETTGETILMRVKEGSSDYRYFPEPDLPELEISEEWIEKVRAELPAMPKVRRQKYIADYDLPEYDAMVLTLSKEMSDFFEATIAAGGDPKQASNWLMGEVSAYMNSEKLELAETKLTPENLAGMIQLIEDGTISSKIAKKVFRLLATKGGSAKEVVEKEGLIQLSDPSQLLPIINSILDANQQSIDDFKAGKDRAKGFLVGQIMKQTKGQANPGMVNKLLAEELGKR; encoded by the coding sequence ATGAACTATGAAACAGTTATTGGTCTTGAAGTTCACGTAGAATTGAAGACTGAATCAAAAATATTCTCCCCATCTCCAGCACACTTTGGGGCAGAACCAAACGCAAATACGAACGTAATTGACTGGGGTTACCCAGGTGTATTACCAGTTATGAACGAGAAAGCTGTTGAATTCGGAATGAAAGCTGCACTAGCTTTGAACTGTGAAATCAACCGTGAAACGCATTTTGACCGTAAAAACTATTTCTACCCAGATAATCCAAAGGCATACCAAATTTCACAATTGGATAAACCAATTGGCTACAATGGTTGGTTGGAAATTGAAGTAGAAGGCGTTAAGAAAAAAATCCGTATCGAACGCGTACATTTAGAAGAAGATGCAGGTAAAAACACGCACGGAACGGATGGTTATTCGTACGTTGACTTGAACCGTCAAGGAACGCCATTAATCGAAATCGTTTCAGAAGCCGATATGCGTTCTCCTGAAGAAGGCTATGCTTATTTAGAAGCAATCCGCGAAATTATCATGTATACAGGCGTTTCTGACGTAAAAATGGAAGAAGGTTCCATGCGTTGTGATGCGAACATTTCTGTTCGTCCTTACGGCCAAGAAGAATTCGGAACAAAAGCAGAATTGAAAAACTTGAACTCATTCAACTTCGTTCGCCGTGGTTTGGCTCATGAAGAAAAACGTCAAGCGCGTGTGTTAAATGCAGGTGGCGAAATTCAACAAGAAACACGTCGTATCGATGAGACAACCGGCGAAACAATTCTGATGCGTGTGAAGGAAGGGTCCAGTGACTACCGTTACTTCCCAGAACCAGATCTTCCGGAATTAGAAATTTCCGAAGAGTGGATTGAAAAAGTACGCGCGGAATTACCTGCTATGCCGAAAGTTCGCCGTCAAAAATATATTGCGGACTATGACTTACCAGAATACGATGCAATGGTCTTGACACTATCGAAAGAAATGTCTGATTTCTTCGAAGCAACGATTGCAGCAGGCGGTGATCCAAAACAAGCTTCCAACTGGTTGATGGGTGAAGTATCTGCTTATATGAACAGTGAAAAACTTGAATTAGCAGAAACAAAACTGACACCAGAGAACTTGGCTGGCATGATCCAATTAATTGAAGATGGTACAATCAGTTCGAAGATTGCGAAGAAAGTATTCCGTCTATTGGCAACAAAAGGTGGATCTGCTAAAGAAGTTGTTGAGAAAGAGGGCTTGATTCAGCTGTCTGATCCAAGTCAATTGTTACCAATTATCAACAGCATTTTGGATGCAAACCAACAATCAATTGATGACTTTAAAGCAGGGAAAGACCGTGCAAAAGGCTTCTTGGTTGGACAAATTATGAAACAAACAAAAGGCCAAGCGAACCCAGGTATGGTTAATAAACTATTAGCTGAAGAGTTAGGCAAGCGATAA
- the ligA gene encoding NAD-dependent DNA ligase LigA, with the protein MSKLTLLESEERARILRERLNTYGHAYYVLDAPMVSDQEYDKLYHELVAIETEYPELIIQESPTQRVGGQILAGFEKVAHDVPMLSLGNAFNKEDLIAFDERIQKLTDKPFNYVCELKIDGLAVSLKYEAGRFVRGATRGDGTIGEEITQNLRTVKAIPLSLREPITFEVRGECYMPKDAFAKLNEDRDEKGQEIFANPRNAAAGSLRQLDSKVTAERHLSVFLYGAANFEALAVNSQSELLNKISELGLRTNPLRLESDAIEEVWAFIEDIQERRHTLPYEIDGVVIKVNDFETQEEIGYTVRAPRWAIAYKFPAEEKETILRDIEWTVGRTGVVTPTAVMDPVFIAGSTVQRASLHNVDLVQEKDVRIGDTVLIHKAGDIIPEIISVNLDKRPETSEPYQIPTHCPDCDSQLAHLEEEVALRCLNPQCPAQMKEGLSHFVSRNAMNISGLGVRVVSQMYEKGLVKNVAGLYTLTKDALLQLDKIKDKSAENILNAIDASRTNSLERLVFGLGIRNVGAKAAKMLAEEFETIDALMAATKEEIVAIEGFGEIIADSVTQFFALPEVAELIQEFRESGVNLSYTGPKKAAVTNTDSIWQGKTVVLTGKLTTYTRQEATAMIERLGGNVTGSVSKKTDWLIAGEDAGSKLTKAQSLDIPVWTEAEMVRHLESSGRDENK; encoded by the coding sequence ATGTCTAAATTAACCTTGCTAGAATCCGAAGAACGTGCACGTATTCTTCGCGAACGCTTGAATACATACGGCCACGCATATTATGTCTTAGACGCACCAATGGTTTCTGACCAAGAATATGACAAGCTGTATCATGAACTCGTGGCGATTGAAACAGAGTATCCCGAACTCATTATTCAAGAATCTCCGACGCAACGCGTGGGAGGTCAAATACTGGCTGGCTTTGAAAAAGTAGCCCATGATGTTCCCATGCTCAGCTTGGGAAATGCCTTCAACAAAGAAGATTTAATTGCGTTTGATGAACGCATCCAAAAATTGACGGATAAGCCCTTTAACTACGTCTGCGAACTGAAAATCGATGGCTTGGCTGTCTCATTGAAATATGAAGCGGGTCGTTTCGTCCGCGGTGCCACGCGAGGGGATGGAACAATCGGAGAAGAGATTACCCAAAACCTCCGTACCGTTAAAGCCATCCCTTTGTCTCTGCGCGAACCGATTACGTTCGAAGTTCGGGGCGAATGTTATATGCCGAAAGATGCTTTTGCGAAGTTAAACGAAGACCGGGATGAAAAAGGGCAGGAAATATTTGCGAATCCACGTAATGCAGCGGCTGGGTCACTGCGTCAACTCGATTCCAAAGTGACCGCCGAGCGTCATCTAAGTGTGTTTCTATACGGTGCCGCCAACTTTGAGGCGCTTGCTGTGAATAGTCAATCCGAGCTGCTAAACAAAATTTCTGAGCTCGGTTTACGAACGAATCCCTTGCGTCTTGAAAGTGACGCAATCGAAGAAGTGTGGGCGTTTATTGAAGATATTCAAGAACGCCGCCATACTTTGCCTTATGAAATCGATGGTGTGGTTATCAAAGTCAATGATTTTGAAACCCAGGAGGAGATTGGTTATACCGTTCGCGCGCCGCGTTGGGCAATTGCGTATAAATTCCCAGCCGAAGAAAAAGAAACCATCTTGCGTGACATCGAATGGACTGTTGGCCGTACCGGTGTTGTTACACCAACAGCGGTGATGGACCCAGTATTTATTGCCGGATCGACGGTTCAGCGTGCGAGCCTGCATAATGTTGATTTGGTTCAAGAAAAAGACGTGCGTATTGGCGATACCGTCTTAATTCATAAAGCTGGGGATATTATCCCGGAAATTATTTCTGTAAACCTGGACAAACGACCGGAAACGAGCGAACCGTACCAAATTCCGACACATTGTCCAGACTGCGACAGTCAATTGGCCCATTTGGAAGAAGAAGTCGCCTTGCGCTGCTTGAATCCGCAATGTCCGGCCCAAATGAAGGAAGGCTTATCGCATTTTGTATCGCGTAATGCGATGAATATTTCCGGACTCGGTGTTCGGGTCGTCAGTCAGATGTATGAAAAAGGCTTAGTAAAAAACGTTGCAGGTCTCTATACATTGACCAAAGATGCCTTACTGCAATTGGATAAAATCAAAGACAAATCAGCTGAGAACATTTTAAATGCGATTGATGCCAGCCGTACGAATTCCTTGGAACGCCTTGTTTTTGGCTTAGGTATCCGTAACGTTGGTGCGAAAGCGGCTAAAATGTTGGCGGAAGAATTCGAAACAATCGACGCCTTAATGGCAGCGACGAAAGAAGAAATTGTCGCCATTGAAGGATTCGGCGAGATTATCGCTGACAGTGTGACGCAGTTCTTTGCATTACCGGAAGTAGCAGAATTAATCCAAGAGTTCCGCGAAAGTGGCGTTAATTTGTCCTATACAGGGCCTAAAAAAGCTGCTGTGACAAATACAGATTCCATTTGGCAAGGGAAAACAGTCGTTTTGACTGGTAAACTAACGACCTATACGCGTCAAGAAGCAACAGCCATGATTGAACGATTAGGTGGAAATGTAACCGGAAGTGTTTCTAAGAAAACCGACTGGCTGATAGCGGGAGAAGATGCAGGAAGTAAGCTTACCAAAGCGCAATCGCTAGATATACCAGTGTGGACGGAAGCAGAAATGGTGCGTCATTTAGAAAGTAGTGGAAGAGATGAAAATAAATAA
- the gatC gene encoding Asp-tRNA(Asn)/Glu-tRNA(Gln) amidotransferase subunit GatC has product MGISEESVRHVAGLSKLEFKDEEIAHFTEQMGAILDMVEQLNSVDTTGVPVTTHGVVLKNVMRPDVAEPGTDRDLLFKNVKTEDHGMIQVPAILDNEVEGA; this is encoded by the coding sequence ATGGGAATTAGTGAAGAATCAGTTCGTCACGTAGCAGGGCTGTCTAAACTTGAATTTAAAGATGAAGAAATTGCCCACTTTACTGAACAAATGGGAGCAATCCTGGATATGGTTGAACAGTTGAATAGTGTGGATACAACCGGTGTTCCTGTTACAACACACGGTGTGGTACTTAAAAACGTTATGCGTCCCGACGTAGCAGAGCCAGGAACAGATCGTGACTTACTATTTAAGAACGTCAAAACAGAAGATCACGGCATGATCCAAGTGCCGGCAATTTTAGATAACGAGGTGGAGGGCGCATGA
- the pcrA gene encoding DNA helicase PcrA, translating into MAEVQEHKLLNGMNPKQKEAVLATEGPLLIMAGAGSGKTRVLTHRMAYLLQEKLVNPWNILAITFTNKAAKEMKERVTRLVGTAGSDMWVSTFHSMCVRILRREAEQIGYSRNFTICDQSETETLMKRIVKEKNLDSKKFEPRAILGKISNAKNELLTPEEYANMTGNYFDNIVAECYGAYQRHLKNAQSMDFDDLIMQAVKLFEKYPETLAYYQNKFHYIHVDEYQDTNFAQYKLVQLLADKFNNICVVGDADQSIYGWRGADMANIMNFEKDYSNAKVVLLEQNYRSTKTILKAANGVIQNNNNRKDKKLWTDNVEGEKITYYRAQSEHDEARFIVSTMQQQVQEKGRKYGDFAILYRTNAQSRVIEDTLVKSNIRYKMVGGHKFYDRKEIKDVMAYLRLISNPADDLSFNRIINVPKRGIGGVSLQKLYDFSNIYDYSYLDAAKNVSLSPLTGKAATETGKFAKMLTDLQQMAEFVSVTEIVEQMLEKTGYITSLEQENTLESETRIANINEFLSVTQEFDKLTDGESNLTDFLTDLALVSDLDQVEEEPQSEVTLMTLHAAKGLEFPVVFVIGMEEGIFPSFRSLMEEAEMEEERRLAYVGITRAEQELFITNAYSRLLYGRTQNNPPSRFMQEMDADVLEYANSANRMSPPSVTAQPASTYRQRWKTNRYEHAVSQTYEPAQPTQSVSQQGNSGADKLGWNVGDKAVHKKWGTGMVVQMTGEGDGLQLDIAFKDIGIKRLLASFAPIEKE; encoded by the coding sequence ATGGCAGAAGTGCAAGAACATAAATTACTGAATGGTATGAATCCAAAACAAAAAGAAGCTGTTCTAGCGACTGAAGGGCCATTATTGATTATGGCTGGTGCTGGAAGTGGGAAGACACGCGTCCTCACACACCGCATGGCTTACTTATTACAAGAGAAACTTGTCAACCCCTGGAATATTTTAGCCATTACATTTACAAATAAAGCTGCTAAAGAAATGAAAGAACGGGTAACCCGCTTGGTCGGTACAGCCGGAAGTGATATGTGGGTTTCCACTTTTCACTCCATGTGTGTCCGTATCCTACGTCGTGAAGCCGAGCAAATAGGTTATTCACGGAACTTTACTATCTGTGACCAGAGTGAAACTGAGACATTAATGAAACGCATTGTAAAAGAAAAAAATCTAGATTCTAAAAAGTTTGAGCCCCGGGCAATTTTGGGTAAAATTTCAAATGCGAAAAACGAACTTTTAACACCAGAAGAGTATGCGAATATGACAGGTAATTATTTCGATAATATCGTGGCGGAATGTTATGGCGCGTATCAACGTCATTTGAAGAATGCGCAATCGATGGACTTTGATGACTTGATTATGCAGGCCGTGAAATTATTCGAAAAGTATCCGGAGACACTGGCTTACTATCAGAATAAATTTCACTACATCCACGTGGACGAGTATCAAGATACGAACTTCGCGCAATATAAATTAGTGCAACTACTGGCGGATAAATTCAATAATATTTGTGTCGTTGGAGATGCGGACCAAAGTATCTACGGTTGGCGTGGGGCTGATATGGCCAACATTATGAATTTCGAAAAAGATTATTCAAATGCCAAAGTGGTGTTGTTGGAACAAAATTACCGTTCCACAAAGACTATCTTAAAAGCGGCGAACGGGGTTATTCAAAATAACAACAATCGTAAGGATAAAAAATTATGGACCGATAATGTAGAAGGTGAAAAAATCACTTATTACCGGGCCCAATCGGAACATGATGAGGCGCGTTTTATTGTGAGTACGATGCAACAACAAGTGCAGGAGAAAGGTCGCAAGTATGGCGATTTTGCTATTTTGTACCGTACCAACGCACAGTCACGTGTGATTGAAGATACACTAGTTAAATCAAATATCCGCTATAAAATGGTCGGCGGACACAAGTTCTACGATCGGAAAGAAATTAAAGACGTCATGGCCTATTTACGCCTGATTTCCAATCCGGCCGATGATTTGAGTTTTAACCGTATTATTAATGTTCCGAAACGCGGGATAGGCGGTGTAAGTCTGCAGAAATTGTACGACTTTTCCAATATTTATGATTACTCCTATTTGGATGCGGCGAAGAACGTCAGTCTCTCACCATTGACTGGGAAAGCAGCCACAGAAACGGGTAAATTTGCGAAAATGCTGACTGATTTACAGCAAATGGCAGAATTTGTTTCCGTTACTGAAATTGTGGAGCAAATGTTAGAAAAAACGGGCTATATCACAAGCTTAGAACAAGAAAATACGTTGGAATCTGAAACACGTATCGCGAATATTAACGAATTTCTATCGGTAACGCAAGAATTCGACAAACTAACAGACGGTGAAAGTAACCTGACCGACTTCTTGACGGATCTGGCTTTGGTGTCTGATTTGGATCAAGTCGAGGAAGAACCACAATCAGAAGTGACCTTAATGACGTTACATGCGGCGAAAGGACTGGAGTTCCCTGTTGTTTTTGTAATCGGAATGGAAGAAGGGATTTTCCCATCTTTCCGTTCATTAATGGAAGAAGCAGAGATGGAAGAAGAACGTCGCTTGGCGTATGTCGGAATCACGCGTGCGGAACAAGAATTATTCATTACTAACGCATACAGTCGCCTTTTATACGGACGTACTCAGAATAACCCTCCTTCCCGCTTTATGCAGGAAATGGATGCGGATGTTTTGGAATATGCGAATAGCGCAAACCGTATGAGCCCGCCATCTGTCACAGCACAACCGGCATCAACATATCGTCAACGTTGGAAAACCAATCGTTATGAACACGCCGTTTCACAAACATATGAACCAGCGCAACCAACGCAATCTGTGTCGCAACAAGGAAATAGCGGTGCGGATAAACTAGGGTGGAATGTCGGCGACAAGGCTGTTCATAAAAAATGGGGAACCGGTATGGTCGTACAAATGACCGGTGAAGGTGATGGTCTGCAACTGGATATTGCGTTCAAAGATATCGGTATTAAACGTCTGTTAGCATCATTTGCACCGATTGAAAAAGAATAG
- a CDS encoding helix-turn-helix domain-containing protein, translated as MTRKHTDPELLHLIDLHLRGVSYRTLVDQHHLKLSDTTFMNYVHRYQDHGMEGIRSQKNYRSYSKEFKQKIVAEYLQTGYGFSYLAAKYNIPSKTTVNKWVIRYTEGKENETYSPKSEVYNMTGVKKSYEEKLKIVEDYIANRLTYLEAAEKNHVSYSNIYSWVNKYKKHGPIGLEDNRGRGKPTEIQTTEERLNAEVETLKARNKWLEMENDALKKRRKIAGNHKSQGLDKKWNI; from the coding sequence ATGACTAGAAAACATACCGATCCAGAACTGTTACATTTAATTGATTTACACCTAAGGGGTGTTTCTTATCGAACGCTTGTTGATCAGCACCATCTCAAACTATCTGATACCACTTTTATGAATTATGTCCATCGGTACCAGGACCATGGCATGGAAGGGATCCGCTCCCAGAAGAATTACCGCAGTTACTCGAAAGAATTCAAGCAGAAAATTGTAGCTGAATACCTACAGACGGGTTACGGCTTTTCATACTTAGCCGCTAAATATAACATTCCATCTAAAACAACGGTAAACAAATGGGTAATTCGATATACTGAAGGAAAAGAGAATGAGACATATTCTCCGAAATCTGAGGTGTACAACATGACGGGTGTTAAAAAATCATATGAAGAAAAATTAAAAATCGTAGAAGATTACATAGCCAATCGCCTGACTTATCTGGAAGCAGCGGAGAAAAACCATGTAAGTTACAGTAACATTTATTCCTGGGTGAATAAATACAAAAAGCATGGACCGATAGGTCTGGAAGACAACCGGGGCCGCGGGAAGCCCACGGAAATTCAAACAACGGAAGAACGTTTAAACGCAGAAGTAGAGACACTCAAAGCCCGGAACAAATGGCTAGAAATGGAGAACGATGCGTTAAAAAAGCGCCGAAAAATCGCTGGGAATCACAAATCACAGGGGTTAGACAAGAAGTGGAATATTTAA
- the gatA gene encoding Asp-tRNA(Asn)/Glu-tRNA(Gln) amidotransferase subunit GatA: MSKYTETLKSLHEGLVNKEFSSVELTKEAFKRIEEIDPKVEAFLALNEAEALKQAEAADARGYADGNVLNGIPMGIKDNIVTDGLTTTAASRMLEDFVPIYDATVVTKLKEAGTVNVGKLNMDEFAMGGSTETSYFKKTKNAWDLNKVPGGSSGGSAAAVASGQILGSLGTDTGGSIRQPAAFNGIVGMKPTYGRVSRYGLIAFSSSLDQIGPFTRTVTDNAILLEAISGHDKRDSTSAKIEVPKFSANLNGNVAGMKVALPKEYFQEGVSAEIQDAVRKAAAQFEEMGAIIEEVSLPTLSYGIPAYYIIASSEASSNLQRFDGVRYGYRADDVKTLDDLYVKSRSEGFGMEVKRRIMLGTFSLSSGYYDAFFKKAGQIRTLIKRDFERIFQEYDFILGPTTTTTAYDLGTKSDNPIEMYMSDLLTVTINLAGVPAISVPGGFSEDGLPIGIQLIGNHFEEEKLYQAAFAFEQANDYHTKHPNL, from the coding sequence ATGAGTAAATACACTGAAACATTGAAAAGCCTTCACGAAGGACTAGTAAACAAAGAATTTTCTTCTGTTGAACTAACCAAAGAAGCATTCAAACGTATTGAAGAAATCGATCCAAAAGTTGAGGCCTTCTTAGCATTAAACGAAGCAGAAGCTTTGAAGCAAGCAGAAGCGGCGGATGCACGCGGTTATGCGGACGGCAATGTCTTGAATGGTATTCCGATGGGGATTAAAGATAACATTGTCACAGATGGTCTGACGACAACAGCAGCAAGTCGTATGTTGGAAGATTTTGTTCCTATTTACGATGCAACAGTTGTTACAAAGTTGAAAGAAGCAGGAACAGTAAACGTTGGTAAACTAAACATGGACGAATTTGCCATGGGTGGATCGACGGAAACATCATACTTCAAGAAAACAAAGAATGCTTGGGACTTAAACAAAGTACCTGGTGGATCTTCCGGTGGATCGGCAGCAGCCGTTGCTTCTGGTCAAATTCTAGGTTCATTGGGAACAGATACAGGTGGTTCGATCCGTCAACCAGCAGCCTTTAATGGTATTGTGGGAATGAAGCCTACTTACGGTCGTGTTTCCCGTTACGGTTTGATTGCATTCTCCTCAAGTTTGGACCAAATCGGACCATTCACACGTACGGTTACAGATAACGCAATTCTGTTGGAAGCAATCAGTGGCCATGACAAACGTGATTCAACAAGTGCTAAAATCGAAGTTCCTAAATTTAGTGCCAACTTGAATGGTAATGTGGCAGGAATGAAAGTTGCTTTACCAAAAGAGTACTTCCAAGAAGGCGTGAGTGCTGAGATTCAAGATGCTGTTCGTAAAGCTGCTGCACAATTTGAAGAAATGGGTGCGATTATCGAAGAAGTAAGCTTACCAACTTTATCTTACGGTATTCCAGCTTACTATATCATCGCTTCATCAGAAGCTTCATCGAACTTACAACGTTTCGATGGCGTTCGTTATGGTTACCGTGCCGATGATGTTAAAACATTGGATGACTTATATGTGAAGAGCCGTTCAGAAGGCTTTGGTATGGAAGTAAAACGCCGTATCATGCTAGGAACATTCTCATTAAGCTCTGGTTACTATGATGCCTTCTTTAAGAAAGCAGGCCAAATTCGTACGCTTATTAAGCGTGACTTCGAGCGTATTTTCCAAGAATACGATTTTATCTTGGGACCAACCACAACAACAACGGCTTACGATTTAGGTACGAAGAGCGACAACCCAATTGAAATGTATATGTCTGACTTATTGACTGTTACAATTAACTTGGCAGGTGTTCCGGCGATTTCTGTACCAGGTGGCTTCTCAGAAGACGGCTTACCAATTGGTATTCAATTAATCGGAAACCACTTTGAAGAAGAAAAACTTTACCAAGCAGCATTTGCTTTCGAACAAGCAAATGACTACCATACGAAACACCCAAACTTGTAG
- a CDS encoding CamS family sex pheromone protein codes for MKINKVSIKTAIVLTCAGILAACTNLESTVEQQTPQTNNNVVPVKTTSNKLSNAYYRALIVDGVYQTSQNRGVSLELNSSVNMKDFETGLLDVSRSVFSTEEYYFQEGQIISEQTASSWLGRQSEENPDGLNPAGNGATDAESRAPNYLSQIVEQDYMIQTDKGFEIGGIAIGLAMNQIDYYTTKDDKDRIYTHEQKLDLAKVEENAKQYGNKIVERLRQTEGLGSIPIVVGIFVQSPQDSLAGGVYTFEGLSTEGNSVAEWVPRNEKKVLFPSDIESEDASHFANFKNEIQSFFPNLSGVTGVGYYKNSQLHNLEIDIMTQFYGETEIIAFTQHITDAASQYLPQNTQIEIKVESIDGIESFVARDQGTQNFTYHIFD; via the coding sequence ATGAAAATAAATAAAGTCAGCATTAAAACAGCAATCGTGTTAACGTGTGCAGGAATATTAGCTGCCTGTACGAATTTAGAAAGTACCGTTGAGCAACAGACACCTCAAACGAATAATAACGTTGTACCTGTAAAAACGACGTCCAACAAGCTTTCAAACGCGTATTATCGCGCATTGATTGTTGACGGTGTCTACCAAACAAGTCAAAATCGCGGAGTCAGTTTGGAATTGAATTCATCCGTTAACATGAAGGATTTTGAGACGGGGTTGCTGGATGTTTCTCGGAGTGTCTTTTCAACTGAGGAATATTATTTCCAAGAAGGTCAAATTATTTCAGAACAAACAGCTTCAAGTTGGTTAGGCAGACAGTCTGAAGAAAATCCGGATGGGTTGAATCCGGCCGGAAACGGCGCGACTGATGCCGAATCGCGTGCGCCTAACTATTTATCTCAAATTGTCGAGCAAGACTATATGATTCAAACCGATAAAGGCTTTGAAATTGGCGGTATTGCCATCGGGCTCGCGATGAATCAAATCGATTATTATACAACCAAAGATGACAAAGATCGGATTTATACCCATGAACAAAAACTTGATTTGGCGAAAGTAGAAGAGAACGCGAAACAGTACGGCAATAAAATCGTCGAACGCTTGCGCCAAACAGAGGGGTTGGGTTCTATTCCGATTGTCGTGGGTATCTTTGTTCAGTCACCACAAGATAGCTTGGCAGGGGGCGTCTATACGTTTGAAGGCTTGTCTACAGAAGGAAACAGTGTAGCCGAGTGGGTACCGCGTAATGAGAAAAAAGTATTATTCCCATCCGATATTGAATCAGAGGACGCGTCACATTTTGCCAATTTTAAGAACGAAATTCAAAGTTTCTTCCCGAACCTAAGTGGTGTAACGGGCGTCGGCTACTATAAAAATAGTCAGTTGCATAACTTGGAAATTGATATTATGACCCAGTTCTACGGCGAGACTGAAATTATTGCGTTTACGCAACACATAACAGACGCAGCGAGTCAGTATTTACCGCAGAATACCCAGATCGAAATTAAGGTGGAATCCATCGATGGGATTGAATCATTCGTGGCCCGTGATCAAGGCACGCAGAACTTTACTTACCATATATTTGACTAA